The Oceanisphaera avium genome includes a region encoding these proteins:
- a CDS encoding DUF1496 domain-containing protein, with product MMKWITLCIFALSAQAWAVPHTVISRPGVELNLNSDLEPACFYADQRYSKGAIIEMARQPYICAQEKSFEQNGRLSWQPMSEQDPPLPKVSAP from the coding sequence ATGATGAAATGGATAACACTGTGTATATTTGCGCTAAGCGCTCAAGCGTGGGCGGTGCCGCATACGGTTATCTCTCGCCCAGGCGTTGAGTTAAATCTTAATTCTGACTTAGAGCCCGCCTGCTTTTATGCGGATCAACGCTATTCAAAAGGCGCCATTATTGAAATGGCAAGACAACCTTATATTTGCGCGCAAGAAAAGTCCTTTGAACAAAATGGCCGTTTAAGCTGGCAGCCTATGAGTGAACAAGACCCACCTCTGCCTAAAGTAAGTGCACCCTAA
- the nrdB gene encoding class Ia ribonucleoside-diphosphate reductase subunit beta yields MSYTTFSQLQNDAMLEPMFLGNSVNVARYDQQKYDIFEKLIEKQLSFFWRPEEVDVSQDRIDYQALPEHEKHIFISNLKYQTLLDSIQGRSPNVALLPIVSLPELETWIETWTFSETIHSRSYTHIIRNIVNDPGIVFDDIVANEEILKRAADIAGYYDDLIRYTSLYHLFGEGQREHKGQPLDINRYELKKKLYLCLMSVNILEAIRFYVSFACSFAFAERELMEGNAKIIKLIARDEALHLTGTQHMINILRSGEDDPEMAHIAQECEQQCFELFRDAAIQEKEWAEYLFKDGSMIGLNKDILCQYVEYITNLRMQAVGLMPAFPNAKQNPIPWINAWLSSDNVQVAPQEVEISSYLIGQIDSQMHHDDLGDFEL; encoded by the coding sequence ATGTCTTACACCACCTTTAGTCAATTACAAAACGACGCCATGTTAGAGCCAATGTTTCTTGGCAATTCAGTGAACGTGGCGCGTTATGATCAACAAAAATACGATATCTTTGAAAAGCTAATCGAAAAACAGCTGTCTTTTTTCTGGCGTCCAGAAGAAGTGGATGTGTCACAAGACCGTATCGACTATCAAGCACTGCCAGAGCATGAAAAACACATTTTTATTAGTAATTTAAAATATCAAACTCTGCTCGACTCTATTCAAGGCCGCAGCCCTAACGTGGCCTTATTGCCCATAGTGTCTTTACCAGAGCTTGAGACCTGGATTGAAACCTGGACCTTTTCTGAGACCATTCACTCACGCTCTTACACGCACATTATTCGCAACATTGTGAATGATCCCGGCATTGTATTTGACGATATTGTGGCGAACGAAGAAATTCTAAAACGTGCCGCCGATATTGCCGGTTACTACGATGACTTAATTCGCTATACCAGCCTCTATCATTTATTTGGTGAAGGTCAGCGCGAGCACAAGGGTCAACCTCTTGATATAAACCGCTATGAGCTAAAGAAAAAGCTTTACCTATGCTTAATGAGCGTGAATATCTTAGAAGCGATTCGCTTTTATGTCAGCTTTGCCTGCTCTTTTGCTTTTGCCGAGCGCGAGCTAATGGAAGGCAATGCAAAAATCATTAAGCTGATTGCCCGTGATGAGGCGCTGCACTTAACCGGCACTCAGCACATGATTAATATTTTGCGCAGTGGTGAAGACGATCCTGAAATGGCACACATTGCCCAAGAATGTGAGCAACAGTGTTTTGAGCTGTTTCGCGATGCCGCTATCCAAGAAAAAGAATGGGCCGAATATTTGTTTAAAGATGGCTCCATGATTGGCCTTAATAAAGATATTTTGTGCCAATATGTGGAATACATTACCAACTTGCGCATGCAGGCAGTGGGCTTAATGCCGGCTTTCCCTAACGCCAAACAAAACCCTATTCCTTGGATCAATGCCTGGTTATCCTCCGATAACGTGCAAGTCGCGCCGCAAGAAGTGGAGATTAGCTCTTATTTAATTGGTCAAATTGACTCGCAAATGCATCATGACGACTTAGGCGATTTTGAGCTGTGA
- the nrdA gene encoding class 1a ribonucleoside-diphosphate reductase subunit alpha → MNKSLLVTKRSGAKEPIDLDKIHRVLDWAAEGLDNVSVSQVELRSHIQFYDGIRTEDIHETIIKAAADLISEDTPDYQYLAARLAVFHLRKKAYGRFTPPHFYDHVTKLTEAGKYDQHILADFSREEFNVLNDYIVHDRDLTFSYAAVKQLEGKYLVQNRINGDIYESPQFLYMLVAACLFSKYPKDTRLGYITRFYDATSQFKVSLPTPIMAGVRTPTRQFSSCVLIECGDSLDSINATSSAIVRYVSQRAGIGINAGRIRALGSPIRGGEAFHTGCIPFYKHFQTAVKCCSQGGVRGGAATLFYPMWHLEVESLLVLKNNRGVEENRVRHMDYGVQINRLMYQRLIKGGDITLFSPSDAPGLYDAFFEDQAKFEALYTQYEQDPAIRKRSVKAVDLFSLMMQERAGTGRIYIQNVDHCNTHSPFDSTVAPIRQSNLCLEIALPTKPLTDVNDDEGEIALCTLSAFNLGAIEDLNELEGLADLAVRALDALLDYQDYPLLAAKNGSMNRRTLGIGVINYAYYLAKHGVKYSDGSALGLTHRTFEAIQYYLLKASAKLAEEFGACPLFNETTYAQGILPIDTYKKDLDALCQEPLHLDWESLREQIKTSGLRNSTLTALMPSETSSQISNATNGIEPPRGLVSVKASKDGILKQVVPEYEQLKDKYELLWQMGGNDGYLHLVGVMQKFVDQAISANTSYDPARFEGGRVPMKQLLKDLLTAYKFGLKTLYYHNTRDGAADAQNDMQEDDCAGGACKI, encoded by the coding sequence ATGAATAAAAGTCTGCTGGTCACTAAACGTTCGGGCGCTAAAGAACCAATTGATCTGGATAAGATCCACCGTGTACTCGACTGGGCAGCAGAGGGGCTGGATAATGTGTCCGTGTCTCAAGTTGAGCTGCGCTCACACATTCAGTTTTACGACGGTATTCGTACCGAAGATATTCATGAGACCATTATTAAAGCCGCGGCCGACTTGATCTCGGAAGACACCCCCGATTATCAATATCTGGCCGCCCGCTTAGCGGTATTTCATTTACGCAAAAAAGCCTACGGACGTTTTACGCCGCCGCATTTTTACGATCATGTCACTAAGCTCACCGAAGCAGGCAAATATGACCAACATATCTTAGCCGACTTTAGCCGTGAAGAATTTAATGTTCTTAATGATTATATTGTTCATGATCGCGACCTCACCTTCTCTTATGCCGCGGTTAAGCAGCTTGAAGGCAAATACTTGGTGCAAAACCGCATCAATGGCGATATTTACGAAAGCCCCCAGTTCTTATATATGCTGGTGGCTGCTTGCTTATTCTCTAAGTATCCCAAAGACACCCGCTTGGGCTATATCACGCGCTTTTATGATGCCACCTCGCAGTTTAAGGTGTCGCTACCCACGCCCATCATGGCCGGGGTACGCACCCCAACACGCCAGTTTAGCTCTTGCGTACTGATTGAGTGTGGTGACAGCTTAGACTCTATTAATGCCACCTCAAGTGCGATTGTGCGTTACGTCTCTCAGCGTGCCGGCATTGGCATTAACGCCGGTCGTATTCGAGCGTTAGGGAGTCCTATTCGGGGCGGAGAAGCTTTTCATACTGGTTGTATTCCCTTTTATAAGCACTTTCAAACGGCCGTAAAATGCTGCTCGCAAGGCGGCGTACGCGGCGGTGCGGCCACTTTGTTCTACCCAATGTGGCACTTAGAAGTAGAGTCTTTGTTGGTCTTGAAAAACAACCGCGGCGTGGAAGAAAACCGCGTGCGCCACATGGACTACGGCGTGCAAATTAACCGTCTTATGTATCAGCGCTTAATTAAAGGCGGCGATATTACCTTGTTCTCGCCATCAGACGCGCCTGGCTTATATGACGCATTTTTTGAAGACCAAGCTAAATTTGAAGCGCTCTATACCCAATATGAGCAAGACCCTGCCATTAGAAAGCGCAGCGTCAAGGCCGTGGACTTGTTCTCACTCATGATGCAAGAGCGGGCGGGCACCGGGCGCATCTACATTCAAAACGTGGATCACTGCAACACGCACAGCCCGTTTGACTCCACAGTGGCACCGATCCGCCAAAGTAACTTGTGCTTAGAAATTGCCTTGCCGACTAAGCCGTTGACCGATGTGAACGACGATGAGGGTGAAATCGCGCTTTGTACTTTGTCTGCTTTTAACCTGGGTGCCATTGAGGACTTGAATGAATTAGAAGGCTTAGCCGATTTGGCAGTACGCGCGCTAGATGCCTTATTGGATTATCAGGACTATCCATTACTCGCAGCCAAAAACGGTTCTATGAATCGCCGTACCCTCGGCATAGGCGTCATTAACTACGCCTACTACTTGGCTAAACATGGCGTTAAATACTCAGACGGCAGTGCGCTTGGCTTAACTCATCGCACCTTTGAAGCCATTCAATATTATTTATTAAAAGCCTCAGCAAAATTAGCCGAAGAGTTTGGTGCTTGTCCTTTATTTAATGAGACCACCTACGCCCAAGGCATCTTGCCCATTGATACTTATAAGAAAGACCTAGATGCGCTTTGCCAAGAGCCGCTGCATTTAGACTGGGAAAGTTTGCGCGAGCAAATTAAAACTTCAGGCTTGCGTAACAGTACTCTGACTGCACTTATGCCCTCAGAAACTTCCAGCCAGATCTCTAATGCGACAAATGGCATAGAGCCACCGCGCGGTTTAGTGTCGGTCAAAGCCTCTAAAGATGGCATTTTAAAGCAAGTGGTGCCTGAGTATGAACAGCTAAAAGATAAGTATGAGTTGCTGTGGCAAATGGGCGGTAATGACGGCTACTTGCACTTAGTGGGCGTGATGCAAAAATTTGTCGACCAAGCCATTTCTGCTAACACTAGCTACGATCCCGCTCGCTTTGAGGGTGGCCGTGTGCCAATGAAGCAGTTGCTAAAAGACTTGCTCACCGCTTACAAGTTCGGTTTAAAAACGCTGTATTACCACAATACTCGCGATGGTGCGGCCGATGCGCAAAACGATATGCAAGAAGATGATTGTGCCGGTGGCGCTTGTAAAATTTAA
- the ubiG gene encoding bifunctional 2-polyprenyl-6-hydroxyphenol methylase/3-demethylubiquinol 3-O-methyltransferase UbiG → MNVDQQEIEKFDAMASRWWDLDGDFKPLHQLNPLRLNWISDKAAGLFGKKTIDIGCGGGILSESMARQGAEVTGVDMGKEPLAVARLHALEAGVSVNYRQSTAEQVALELPAEFEVVTCMEMLEHVPSPASVVQACSDLAKPGATLVFSTINRNPKSWLMMIAAAEHVFKMVPKGTHDHKKFITPAELCRYIEAAGLIVKDIKGVVYRPLMADFKLSTDADVNYMVHAVKPDAEPGVLNTLLLENTPSAQDK, encoded by the coding sequence ATGAATGTAGATCAACAAGAAATTGAAAAATTTGACGCCATGGCTTCTCGCTGGTGGGACTTAGACGGCGATTTTAAGCCGCTACACCAACTCAATCCACTGCGTTTAAATTGGATTAGCGATAAAGCCGCCGGTCTGTTCGGTAAAAAAACCATCGACATTGGCTGCGGGGGCGGCATTTTAAGTGAAAGCATGGCCCGCCAAGGCGCAGAGGTCACCGGTGTAGACATGGGCAAAGAGCCACTCGCAGTGGCGCGCTTACATGCGCTAGAGGCAGGAGTCAGTGTTAATTATCGCCAAAGCACCGCCGAGCAAGTGGCACTGGAGCTGCCGGCTGAATTTGAGGTGGTGACCTGCATGGAAATGCTGGAGCATGTGCCCTCGCCGGCTTCCGTGGTGCAAGCCTGTAGTGATCTTGCCAAACCCGGTGCAACCCTAGTGTTTTCTACCATTAATCGTAATCCTAAATCGTGGTTAATGATGATTGCCGCCGCCGAGCATGTGTTTAAGATGGTGCCAAAAGGCACGCACGATCATAAGAAATTTATTACGCCCGCTGAGTTGTGCCGCTATATCGAAGCCGCTGGCTTAATTGTGAAAGATATTAAGGGAGTGGTGTATCGCCCCTTAATGGCTGATTTTAAATTAAGCACTGATGCGGATGTAAACTACATGGTCCACGCCGTTAAGCCTGACGCCGAACCAGGCGTATTAAACACGCTGCTATTAGAAAACACCCCCTCTGCACAGGATAAATAA
- the yfaE gene encoding class I ribonucleotide reductase maintenance protein YfaE, producing MSVIITQATRFELQAGESLLEGLERTGHAVEYQCRSGYCGSCRTSIISGQVSYPTAPLAFVAAGEILPCCAKPEGKVILDVIAEQVKQRA from the coding sequence GTGAGTGTGATCATCACCCAAGCCACTCGCTTTGAGCTTCAAGCAGGCGAAAGCCTGCTTGAAGGCCTAGAGCGCACTGGTCATGCGGTAGAATATCAATGCCGTAGCGGGTATTGCGGCTCTTGTCGTACTTCCATTATTAGTGGGCAAGTAAGCTATCCCACAGCGCCGTTAGCCTTTGTCGCCGCCGGCGAAATACTGCCCTGCTGTGCTAAACCCGAAGGCAAGGTGATACTGGATGTAATAGCTGAACAAGTAAAGCAGCGCGCTTAG
- a CDS encoding HAD family hydrolase, translated as MILGGVLFDLDGTLLDTAADMGAAANHVIQSLGLATLSNEVLQCTTSDGSYALLRAGIPQSLLEHHGIEALRQQMLAFYRLHLCHHTRPYAGISELIHWLNHRELAWGIVTNKPAMLTLPLLAELPLFERCGITVSADTLAFKKPHPAPLLFAAEQLSLAPGQCVYIGDHKRDIEAGRAAGMTTIAATWGYVSAGEDPNDWGADYTMACVSDLFHWLKEALPSKR; from the coding sequence ATGATCCTTGGCGGCGTATTATTTGACTTAGACGGCACCTTACTCGATACCGCTGCCGACATGGGTGCGGCCGCCAATCATGTTATTCAAAGCTTAGGGCTAGCCACCCTCTCGAATGAGGTGTTGCAATGCACCACCTCAGACGGCTCTTATGCTTTATTACGCGCCGGTATTCCTCAGTCTTTGCTGGAGCACCATGGCATTGAGGCGTTGCGCCAACAAATGCTGGCTTTTTATCGCCTGCATCTTTGTCACCATACTCGCCCCTATGCTGGCATCAGTGAATTAATCCACTGGCTTAACCATCGCGAGTTAGCGTGGGGCATTGTCACCAATAAACCGGCGATGCTCACCCTCCCACTGCTCGCTGAACTGCCGCTTTTTGAGCGCTGTGGCATTACCGTTAGCGCCGATACCTTAGCGTTTAAAAAACCTCACCCTGCCCCTTTACTATTTGCGGCCGAGCAATTATCACTGGCTCCTGGGCAATGTGTGTATATTGGCGATCATAAACGAGATATTGAAGCAGGACGCGCCGCGGGCATGACGACCATCGCCGCGACGTGGGGGTATGTATCAGCAGGAGAAGACCCCAACGACTGGGGAGCAGACTATACCATGGCCTGCGTGAGTGACTTATTTCATTGGCTAAAAGAAGCTCTCCCCAGCAAGCGCTGA
- a CDS encoding YqaE/Pmp3 family membrane protein: MDIVRIIIAILLPPLGVFLQVGLGKHFWLNILLTLLGYFPGLVHAIWVIAKK, encoded by the coding sequence ATGGATATTGTGCGTATTATTATTGCGATTTTATTGCCCCCACTGGGCGTGTTCTTGCAAGTAGGGTTAGGCAAACACTTTTGGCTCAATATTCTATTAACTTTATTAGGTTATTTCCCAGGCTTAGTTCATGCTATTTGGGTAATTGCTAAAAAATGA
- the gyrA gene encoding DNA topoisomerase (ATP-hydrolyzing) subunit A yields MTDLAREIMPINIEDELKRSYLDYAMSVIVGRALPDVRDGLKPVHRRVLFAMNELGNDWNKAYKKSARVVGDVIGKYHPHGDSAVYDTIVRMAQDFSMRYTLVDGQGNFGSVDGDSAAAMRYTEIRMDKIAHELLADLDKETVDWVPNYDGTEMIPAVMPTKVPNLLVNGSSGIAVGMATNIPPHNLTEVVDGCLALIEDEHITIDQLIELIPGPDFPTGGIINGKSGIIDAYRTGRGKIYVRAVAEVQVDEKTGRETIIVSELPYQVNKARLIEKIAELVKEKRIEGITALRDESDKDGMRIVIEVRRGEVGEVILNNLYSQTQMQNVFGINMVALDNNQPRIFNLKDMLECFIQHRREVVTRRTVFELRKARDRAHILEGLAIALANIDPVIELIRASSTAAEAKAGLISRGWELGHVASMLEQAGDDAARPEWLEPEFGIREGLYYLTEQQAQAILDLRLHRLTGLEHEKILEEYKNLLVLIAELLYILNNPARLMEVITEELELIKAQYGDARRTEITNSSSEINIEDLINREDVVVTLSHEGYVKYQPLTDYEAQRRGGRGKSATKMKEEDFVERLLVANTHDTILCFSTAGKVYWLKVYQLPEASRAARGRPIVNLLPLEGDERITAILPVQEYCDDKYVFFATALGTVKKTSLSAFSRPLVSGIRAINLREGDELIGVDLTDGSNEIMLFSDAGKVVRFAEGSGHDEVEVMAAEVIDGEVVEVEEADEAETADTGESRPFKGVRPMGRTAAGVRGIRLGAGDKVVSLIIPRGEGPILTVTENGYGKRTALVEYPTRSRGTMGVLSIKVGERNGAVVGAIQVDDSHEIMLITNGGILVRTRVLEVSLIGRNTAGVRLIRTGEDELVVGLQRIEEPEEDELLEEVEGSESEDTEPTLDASASPVEGEDDSEPEQE; encoded by the coding sequence ATGACCGATCTGGCCCGAGAAATCATGCCAATAAACATTGAGGACGAGCTAAAACGCTCTTACCTAGATTACGCCATGAGCGTAATTGTGGGGCGTGCGCTTCCCGATGTGCGTGATGGTTTAAAACCAGTGCACCGTCGCGTGCTGTTTGCCATGAATGAACTGGGCAACGACTGGAACAAAGCATACAAGAAATCTGCCCGTGTGGTAGGGGACGTAATTGGTAAGTATCACCCCCATGGTGATAGCGCCGTTTATGACACTATCGTGCGTATGGCGCAAGATTTCTCGATGCGTTATACCTTGGTGGACGGCCAAGGTAACTTCGGCTCGGTAGATGGCGACTCCGCCGCCGCGATGCGTTATACCGAAATACGCATGGATAAGATTGCCCATGAATTATTGGCCGATCTAGATAAAGAAACCGTTGACTGGGTGCCAAACTACGATGGCACCGAGATGATACCGGCTGTAATGCCCACTAAGGTGCCCAACTTATTAGTCAATGGCTCCTCGGGTATTGCGGTAGGTATGGCCACCAATATTCCGCCTCATAACTTAACTGAGGTCGTCGATGGCTGCTTAGCACTCATTGAAGATGAACACATTACTATCGATCAGCTCATTGAACTGATCCCGGGTCCCGACTTTCCTACCGGCGGCATTATTAACGGTAAATCAGGCATTATTGATGCCTACCGTACTGGGCGCGGTAAAATTTATGTGCGCGCTGTTGCCGAAGTGCAAGTGGATGAAAAGACCGGTCGTGAAACCATTATCGTGTCTGAGTTGCCTTATCAGGTAAACAAAGCCCGCTTAATCGAAAAAATCGCCGAATTAGTGAAAGAAAAACGCATTGAGGGCATTACTGCTCTGCGCGATGAGTCTGATAAAGACGGCATGCGCATTGTGATCGAAGTGCGCCGTGGCGAAGTGGGAGAGGTTATTTTAAATAACTTATATTCACAGACCCAAATGCAGAACGTGTTCGGCATTAATATGGTGGCCCTAGATAACAATCAGCCGCGCATCTTTAACTTAAAAGATATGCTGGAATGCTTTATTCAGCACCGTCGTGAAGTAGTAACGCGCCGAACGGTTTTTGAGCTGCGTAAAGCGCGCGATCGCGCCCATATCTTGGAAGGCTTAGCCATTGCCTTGGCAAATATTGATCCTGTGATTGAGCTGATCCGCGCCTCTTCTACTGCAGCCGAAGCGAAAGCAGGTCTCATTAGCCGAGGATGGGAGCTGGGTCATGTGGCCAGCATGTTGGAGCAAGCCGGTGATGACGCGGCGCGTCCTGAATGGTTAGAGCCGGAGTTTGGAATTCGTGAGGGCTTGTATTACCTCACCGAGCAACAAGCGCAAGCGATCCTAGATTTACGTCTGCATCGCTTAACGGGTCTTGAGCATGAAAAAATTCTAGAAGAATATAAAAATCTCTTGGTATTAATAGCCGAGTTACTTTATATCCTAAATAACCCGGCGCGGTTAATGGAAGTGATCACCGAAGAGTTAGAGTTGATCAAAGCTCAATATGGCGATGCCCGTCGTACTGAGATCACCAACTCCAGCTCCGAGATCAATATTGAAGACTTGATCAACCGCGAAGATGTGGTGGTGACACTGTCCCATGAAGGGTATGTGAAGTATCAACCGCTGACTGATTATGAAGCTCAGCGTCGTGGTGGCCGTGGTAAATCTGCTACCAAGATGAAAGAAGAAGACTTTGTCGAGCGCTTGTTGGTGGCTAATACCCACGACACTATTTTGTGCTTCTCTACTGCGGGTAAAGTGTATTGGTTGAAGGTTTATCAATTACCTGAAGCTAGCCGTGCGGCGCGCGGTCGACCTATCGTTAACTTATTGCCGCTAGAGGGTGATGAGCGCATCACCGCTATCTTGCCGGTGCAAGAGTATTGCGATGATAAGTATGTGTTCTTTGCCACCGCACTGGGTACCGTTAAAAAGACCAGCTTATCGGCCTTTAGTCGTCCTCTAGTGTCGGGTATTCGCGCCATTAATCTGCGAGAAGGCGATGAGCTCATCGGTGTTGATCTCACCGATGGCAGCAATGAGATTATGTTGTTCTCAGATGCCGGCAAAGTAGTACGTTTTGCCGAGGGCAGTGGTCATGATGAAGTGGAAGTGATGGCCGCTGAAGTGATTGACGGCGAAGTAGTAGAAGTTGAAGAGGCCGACGAAGCAGAGACGGCGGACACGGGCGAAAGTCGACCCTTTAAAGGGGTGCGCCCTATGGGTCGTACTGCCGCTGGGGTGCGCGGTATTCGCTTAGGTGCGGGTGATAAAGTGGTGTCTTTGATTATCCCTCGCGGCGAAGGTCCTATCCTCACCGTGACCGAAAACGGCTACGGTAAGCGTACGGCATTAGTTGAATACCCAACTCGCAGTCGCGGCACCATGGGCGTGTTGTCTATTAAAGTGGGCGAGCGAAATGGTGCGGTAGTGGGTGCAATTCAAGTAGATGATAGTCATGAAATCATGCTTATCACCAATGGCGGTATTTTAGTGCGTACCCGCGTATTAGAAGTGAGCCTTATTGGTCGCAACACCGCAGGCGTGCGTTTGATCCGTACCGGAGAAGACGAGCTGGTGGTGGGTCTACAGCGCATTGAAGAGCCAGAAGAAGACGAGTTACTAGAAGAAGTTGAAGGCAGCGAGAGTGAGGATACTGAGCCCACACTTGATGCGTCTGCAAGCCCTGTAGAGGGTGAAGACGATAGCGAGCCCGAACAAGAGTAA
- a CDS encoding DUF4112 domain-containing protein yields the protein MTATQGAFYHQHHRKRVEKLAWLLDSALRLPGGARIGFDGLIGMIPVVGDVIGALLSSYIVWVAAKAKLPLRLLLCMSVNILIELVVGIVPIFGDIFDFAFKANLRNVRILNDYFQQETGN from the coding sequence ATGACCGCCACTCAAGGCGCTTTTTATCATCAGCACCACCGGAAACGGGTTGAGAAATTAGCCTGGTTATTAGACAGTGCGCTGCGCTTACCTGGCGGCGCGCGCATTGGCTTTGACGGACTGATTGGCATGATCCCCGTAGTGGGCGATGTTATCGGAGCCCTGTTATCTTCTTATATTGTCTGGGTGGCCGCTAAAGCGAAGCTACCACTGCGATTATTGCTGTGTATGAGCGTTAATATTTTAATTGAATTGGTGGTGGGCATAGTGCCTATATTTGGCGATATATTCGACTTTGCTTTTAAAGCGAATTTGCGCAATGTGCGAATTTTAAATGACTATTTTCAGCAAGAGACGGGTAATTAA